One Phocaeicola dorei genomic region harbors:
- a CDS encoding PepSY-like domain-containing protein gives MKKNWMLFLFFAASAALTFSGCSDDDNSDVPENTHLVSKEVQAAFNAKYPQAKDVEWELKGDYAVVDFNWDGGEHSAWFNPLSAAWYMTETDVRYENLPEPILTAHKASKYADWRVDDVDKLTREGMETLYVIEVEKGESELDLFYSSTGILVKTVVDTGYEEDYDDYLPQPDANGIIAIVKQKYPNATIVEIEREKGLQEVTILDENKEKEVYFNERNEWMGTSWDVQVANLPEAVKKSVMEKYSDYVIDDADYVVTPDNEWYILDLENKQTGKEFKAKVDKDGTWL, from the coding sequence ATGAAAAAGAATTGGATGTTATTTTTATTTTTCGCAGCTTCTGCTGCACTAACTTTTAGTGGTTGTAGTGATGATGACAATAGCGATGTTCCTGAAAACACACATTTGGTTTCAAAAGAAGTACAGGCTGCATTTAATGCAAAATATCCGCAAGCTAAAGACGTGGAATGGGAGCTGAAAGGTGATTATGCTGTAGTAGATTTTAATTGGGATGGTGGGGAGCATTCTGCATGGTTCAATCCGTTATCGGCTGCCTGGTATATGACAGAAACAGATGTTCGTTATGAAAATCTTCCCGAACCTATACTTACTGCCCATAAAGCAAGCAAATATGCTGATTGGCGGGTGGATGATGTGGATAAGTTGACTCGTGAGGGAATGGAAACTCTTTATGTCATTGAGGTAGAAAAAGGAGAGTCTGAGCTGGATTTGTTTTATTCGTCTACAGGCATATTGGTAAAAACTGTTGTAGATACCGGATACGAAGAAGATTATGATGATTATTTGCCGCAGCCTGATGCAAATGGCATTATAGCTATTGTCAAGCAGAAATATCCTAATGCGACAATTGTGGAAATAGAACGTGAGAAAGGTTTGCAGGAAGTTACTATTTTAGATGAAAACAAAGAGAAAGAGGTTTATTTCAATGAGCGGAACGAATGGATGGGAACAAGCTGGGATGTACAGGTGGCAAATTTACCGGAAGCGGTAAAAAAATCGGTTATGGAAAAATATTCAGACTATGTGATAGATGATGCTGATTATGTAGTGACACCTGATAATGAATGGTATATACTTGATTTGGAAAACAAACAGACAGGTAAAGAGTTTAAAGCAAAGGTAGATAAGGACGGTACTTGGTTATAA
- a CDS encoding thioesterase family protein: MMETGLTYTSTVVVSKENVAATMGSGDLNVFATPAMVALMENAAMNAVAGGLPEGSTTVGAMMNTTHIKPSAVGDTVSATAVLKEVEGRKLTFEVRAQDSKGVIGEGTHVRYIVDKEKFMSKLS; this comes from the coding sequence ATGATGGAAACAGGATTAACTTATACTTCGACTGTTGTCGTTTCAAAAGAAAATGTAGCTGCCACTATGGGTAGTGGCGATTTGAATGTGTTTGCTACTCCCGCTATGGTAGCGTTGATGGAAAATGCTGCCATGAATGCGGTGGCAGGCGGTTTGCCCGAAGGTTCTACTACAGTAGGAGCCATGATGAACACTACTCATATCAAGCCCTCGGCTGTGGGAGATACGGTTTCGGCTACTGCCGTATTAAAAGAGGTAGAAGGCAGAAAACTTACTTTTGAAGTGCGGGCACAAGATAGCAAGGGTGTGATTGGGGAAGGTACACATGTACGTTATATTGTGGACAAGGAGAAGTTTATGAGTAAATTGTCTTAA
- a CDS encoding AAA domain-containing protein — protein MNQHKSLSTIINKLQRKELLLHMEYNYEKETFKQQTEAMGIDRKVKRGMCWYPVSTGRSYYNSLNQLVIEVERQEDKEIEHVFEFGRPVCFFTQDAPGNIHYFNFTATVNYVDEDRMVIVLPSADALLSIQATERQLGVQLYFDETSYRLMFEALSQVIKAKDNRLAELRDIFHGTLKAQTFSFGFTRFPWLNNSQEEAVNKVMHAKDVAIVHGPPGTGKTTTLVEAIYETLHRENQVMVCAQSNMAVDWISEKLVDRGIPVLRIGNPTRVNDKMLSFTYERRFESHPDYPQLWSIRKAIRELYSRSRKGAERENIRLKINSLKDRATELEIRINEALFSEARVIACTLVSSANRVLTGRRFGTLFIDEAAQALEPACWIAIRKADRIVLAGDHCQLPPTIKCVEAARGGLDQTLMQEIVQNKPETVSLLKVQYRMNDEIMHFSSEWFYQGELKSAPEVKYRGILDYDTPIEWVNTEGMNCNEEFVGESFGRINKAEAALSISQLTHYINKIGKERFLEERIDVGLISPYKAQVQYLRQLIKRDAFFKPYRHLITINTVDGFQGQERDVILISLVRANEDGQIGFLNDLRRMNVAITRARMKLIILGDASTLTKHPFYKKLYEYILALQE, from the coding sequence ATGAACCAGCATAAATCCCTCTCTACTATTATTAACAAATTACAACGCAAAGAGTTGTTGCTTCACATGGAATATAATTACGAAAAAGAAACTTTCAAGCAACAAACCGAAGCGATGGGCATCGACCGCAAAGTGAAACGTGGCATGTGCTGGTATCCTGTCAGCACAGGAAGAAGCTATTACAACTCTTTAAACCAACTGGTTATAGAGGTGGAAAGACAGGAGGACAAAGAAATAGAACATGTATTCGAATTCGGACGTCCTGTTTGTTTTTTCACTCAAGACGCCCCGGGAAACATCCATTATTTCAATTTCACAGCCACTGTGAATTATGTGGATGAGGACCGCATGGTCATCGTTCTGCCATCGGCAGACGCTTTACTCAGCATACAGGCAACCGAGCGTCAGTTGGGGGTTCAACTTTATTTTGATGAAACTAGTTACCGACTGATGTTTGAAGCCTTAAGCCAAGTTATTAAAGCAAAAGACAATCGTCTGGCAGAACTACGGGATATTTTCCACGGCACATTAAAAGCACAAACGTTCAGTTTTGGTTTCACTCGTTTCCCGTGGCTGAATAATTCACAAGAAGAGGCTGTGAACAAAGTAATGCATGCAAAAGATGTGGCCATTGTCCACGGCCCTCCCGGAACTGGAAAGACCACCACGCTGGTAGAAGCCATTTATGAAACGCTACACCGGGAAAACCAAGTGATGGTATGCGCTCAAAGCAATATGGCTGTAGACTGGATTAGTGAGAAACTGGTAGACCGGGGCATTCCCGTTCTCCGTATTGGTAATCCTACCCGTGTCAATGATAAGATGTTATCCTTTACCTACGAACGACGCTTCGAAAGTCATCCGGATTATCCGCAGCTTTGGAGCATCCGAAAGGCCATACGCGAACTCTACAGCCGTTCGCGCAAGGGAGCGGAACGGGAAAATATACGTCTGAAAATTAATTCATTGAAAGACCGGGCCACCGAGCTGGAGATCCGCATCAACGAAGCCTTGTTCAGTGAAGCCCGTGTCATAGCTTGCACATTGGTAAGCTCTGCCAACCGGGTTCTGACAGGGCGTAGATTCGGAACTTTATTTATAGATGAAGCCGCACAAGCATTGGAACCCGCTTGCTGGATCGCCATCCGCAAAGCAGACCGGATAGTCCTGGCAGGAGACCATTGCCAGCTCCCTCCTACCATAAAATGTGTGGAAGCTGCACGAGGCGGATTGGATCAGACTTTGATGCAGGAAATTGTGCAGAACAAACCGGAAACTGTTTCCCTGCTGAAGGTTCAATACAGAATGAATGATGAGATCATGCATTTCTCTTCGGAATGGTTCTATCAAGGGGAATTGAAATCCGCTCCCGAAGTAAAATACCGTGGGATTCTGGATTACGACACTCCTATAGAATGGGTGAATACGGAAGGAATGAACTGCAATGAAGAATTTGTAGGTGAAAGTTTCGGCCGTATCAATAAAGCCGAGGCGGCACTTTCCATTTCCCAACTGACCCATTACATTAATAAAATAGGAAAAGAACGTTTTTTGGAAGAACGGATTGATGTAGGACTGATTTCTCCTTATAAAGCACAAGTACAATATCTCCGCCAACTGATAAAACGGGATGCATTTTTCAAGCCTTACCGACACCTCATCACCATCAATACGGTAGACGGTTTCCAAGGACAGGAACGGGATGTGATCTTAATCAGTCTGGTACGTGCCAATGAAGACGGACAAATCGGTTTTTTGAATGATTTGCGAAGAATGAATGTCGCTATTACACGTGCACGTATGAAACTTATTATATTAGGAGATGCCTCTACGCTGACAAAACACCCGTTTTATAAGAAATTATACGAATATATCCTAGCACTGCAAGAATAA
- a CDS encoding aconitate hydratase yields MVYDLDMLKAFYASFEKKIGRVRAVLQRPLTLAEKILYTHLYDDALLKKYKRGEDYVNFRPDRVAMQDATAQMALLQFINAGKETVAVPSTVHCDHLIQAYKGAGPDIATATESNREVYDFLRDVSSRFGIGFWKPGAGIIHQVVLENYAFPGGMMVGTDSHTPNAGGLGMVAIGVGGADAVDVMTGMEWELKMPKLIGVHLKGALNGWASPKDVILKLAGILTVKGGTNAIIEYFGEGTASLSATGKATICNMGAEVGATTSLFPYDERMKVYLEATGRKEVAAMADAVSADLQADAEVVADPSAYYDRVIEIDLSELEPYINGPFTPDAATPISEFAEKVLAHGYPRKMEVGLIGSCTNSSYQDLSRAASIARQVDEKQLSVAAPLIVNPGSEQIRATAERDGMIDAFLKIGATIMANACGPCIGQWKRHTDDPLRKNSIVTSFNRNFAKRADGNPNTHAFVASPEVVLALTIAGDLCFNPLKDALINQEGEKVKLRVPEGDELPSTGFTQGNPGYLAPAGAQVEIKVNPESQRLQLLAPFPAWDGKDFTDMPLLIKAQGKCTTDHISMAGPWLRFRGHLENISDNMLMGAVNAFNGETNKVWNRLTNTYEGVSGTAKQYKAEGISSIVVAEENYGEGSSREHAAMEPRFLNVKVILAKSFARIHETNLKKQGMLAVTFIDKADYDKIQEHDLITVSGLADFAPGRNLTVTLHHEDGTQDSFEVQHTYNEQQIGWFRAGSALNAR; encoded by the coding sequence ATGGTATATGACTTGGACATGTTAAAAGCCTTTTATGCTTCTTTTGAAAAGAAGATAGGGCGGGTAAGAGCAGTGTTGCAGCGTCCGTTGACGTTGGCAGAAAAGATTCTGTACACGCATCTGTATGATGATGCACTGTTGAAGAAATACAAACGTGGTGAGGATTATGTGAATTTCCGACCCGACCGTGTGGCTATGCAGGATGCGACGGCACAGATGGCGCTGCTGCAATTTATCAATGCCGGTAAGGAGACTGTGGCTGTCCCTTCTACCGTGCATTGTGACCACTTGATCCAAGCATATAAAGGTGCCGGTCCGGATATTGCGACAGCAACAGAAAGTAACCGCGAGGTATATGACTTTCTGAGGGATGTGTCTTCGCGCTTTGGCATTGGATTCTGGAAGCCGGGTGCGGGTATCATTCATCAGGTAGTGCTGGAGAATTATGCTTTCCCCGGAGGTATGATGGTGGGTACTGATTCCCATACTCCGAATGCCGGAGGTTTGGGAATGGTGGCAATCGGAGTCGGCGGTGCTGATGCGGTGGATGTCATGACCGGTATGGAGTGGGAGCTGAAAATGCCGAAACTGATCGGAGTACATTTGAAAGGTGCGTTGAACGGATGGGCTTCTCCGAAAGATGTCATTTTAAAACTGGCTGGAATTCTGACTGTGAAAGGGGGGACGAATGCCATTATCGAATATTTTGGAGAAGGTACGGCTTCACTCTCGGCTACCGGCAAAGCGACTATTTGTAATATGGGCGCAGAGGTGGGGGCTACGACTTCTCTTTTCCCGTATGACGAACGGATGAAGGTGTATCTGGAGGCGACCGGACGTAAGGAGGTAGCTGCAATGGCCGATGCAGTGTCTGCCGATTTGCAGGCTGATGCAGAAGTGGTTGCTGATCCGTCAGCTTATTATGACCGGGTGATTGAAATTGATTTGTCCGAACTTGAACCTTATATTAATGGTCCGTTCACACCAGATGCCGCTACTCCTATTTCAGAGTTTGCCGAGAAAGTGCTGGCCCATGGTTATCCGCGCAAAATGGAAGTGGGCTTGATTGGTTCATGTACCAATTCATCTTACCAGGATTTAAGCCGTGCGGCATCTATTGCCCGACAGGTAGATGAAAAACAGTTGAGTGTGGCGGCTCCGTTGATTGTTAATCCGGGATCGGAACAGATTCGCGCTACAGCCGAACGTGACGGCATGATAGATGCTTTTCTGAAAATAGGAGCTACTATAATGGCCAATGCTTGCGGCCCTTGTATCGGACAATGGAAGCGGCACACAGATGATCCGCTCCGCAAGAACTCGATTGTGACCTCTTTCAACCGTAATTTTGCCAAACGTGCAGACGGTAATCCGAATACACATGCGTTTGTAGCTTCTCCCGAAGTGGTGCTGGCCCTGACCATTGCAGGTGATTTGTGTTTCAATCCGTTGAAGGATGCTTTGATCAATCAGGAGGGTGAGAAGGTGAAACTGAGAGTTCCGGAAGGGGATGAATTGCCGTCGACCGGTTTTACTCAGGGAAATCCTGGTTATTTGGCTCCTGCCGGTGCACAGGTGGAAATTAAGGTGAATCCCGAATCACAACGTTTGCAGTTATTGGCTCCGTTCCCGGCATGGGATGGAAAGGATTTTACGGATATGCCTTTACTGATTAAGGCTCAAGGTAAATGTACCACAGATCATATTTCAATGGCAGGTCCGTGGTTGCGTTTCCGTGGTCATCTGGAAAATATTTCGGATAATATGCTGATGGGGGCGGTGAACGCTTTCAATGGTGAAACGAACAAGGTGTGGAACCGTTTGACAAATACGTATGAGGGTGTGTCGGGTACAGCCAAGCAATATAAGGCTGAAGGTATCAGCTCCATTGTTGTTGCAGAAGAAAATTATGGTGAAGGTTCCAGTCGTGAACATGCCGCTATGGAGCCTCGTTTCCTGAATGTAAAGGTTATTTTAGCGAAGAGTTTCGCCCGCATCCACGAAACGAATCTGAAGAAGCAGGGAATGCTTGCGGTGACCTTTATAGACAAGGCGGACTACGACAAGATTCAAGAACATGATTTGATTACCGTCAGCGGATTGGCGGACTTTGCCCCCGGCAGGAATCTGACTGTGACTTTACACCATGAAGATGGCACTCAGGATAGTTTTGAAGTGCAACATACCTATAACGAACAGCAGATAGGTTGGTTCCGTGCCGGCTCTGCTCTAAATGCAAGATAA
- the icd gene encoding NADP-dependent isocitrate dehydrogenase, with amino-acid sequence MKKTVPYITGDGVGVEITPAMQAIVNAAVKKAYGSEHEIEWIEVLAGERAFNETGSWLPDETMEAFKKYGVGIKGPLTTPVGGGIRSLNVALRQTLDLYVCLRPVRWFSGVVSPVKEPQKVDMHIFRENTEDIYAGIEWEAGTPEAEKFYRFLHDEMGVAKVRFPESSSFGVKPVSKEGTERLVRAACKYALEHGLPSVTLVHKGNIMKFTEGGFKKWGYELAEREFGDAIASGKLVIKDCIADAFLQNTLLIPEEYSVVATLNLNGDYISDQLAAMVGGIGIAPGANINYNTGHAIFEATHGTAPNIAGKDVVNPCSLILSAVMMLEHFGWNKVAELIVNALESSFGEGRATHDLARFMPGGVSLGTSAFTKEIIERINS; translated from the coding sequence ATGAAGAAGACAGTACCTTATATTACAGGCGACGGAGTGGGAGTGGAAATCACTCCAGCCATGCAAGCCATAGTGAATGCAGCCGTGAAAAAGGCATACGGCAGCGAACACGAAATAGAATGGATAGAAGTGCTGGCAGGTGAACGTGCTTTCAACGAAACAGGTTCCTGGTTGCCGGATGAGACGATGGAGGCTTTCAAGAAATATGGTGTGGGCATAAAAGGTCCGTTGACTACTCCGGTAGGAGGTGGTATCCGTTCCTTGAATGTGGCTTTGCGCCAGACGCTGGATCTGTATGTGTGTCTGCGCCCCGTACGTTGGTTCAGCGGAGTGGTATCTCCGGTGAAAGAGCCTCAGAAGGTGGATATGCATATTTTCCGCGAAAATACGGAAGATATTTATGCAGGTATAGAATGGGAAGCCGGAACACCGGAAGCTGAGAAGTTTTATCGTTTTTTGCATGATGAAATGGGAGTGGCTAAGGTGCGCTTTCCCGAAAGTTCTTCGTTTGGCGTGAAACCGGTATCCAAAGAAGGAACGGAACGTCTGGTACGTGCGGCATGTAAATATGCTTTGGAGCATGGCTTGCCGTCAGTGACGTTGGTGCATAAAGGAAATATCATGAAGTTTACTGAAGGCGGCTTCAAGAAATGGGGATATGAACTGGCGGAACGTGAATTCGGAGATGCCATTGCGTCAGGCAAGTTGGTGATAAAAGACTGCATAGCCGATGCATTCTTGCAGAATACGTTATTGATTCCCGAAGAATATTCGGTGGTGGCTACCTTGAATTTGAACGGAGATTACATCTCGGATCAGTTGGCTGCCATGGTAGGCGGCATCGGAATTGCTCCCGGAGCGAACATCAATTACAATACCGGTCATGCCATTTTTGAAGCAACTCACGGTACGGCTCCCAATATTGCCGGAAAGGATGTGGTGAATCCTTGTTCATTAATCCTCTCGGCTGTCATGATGTTGGAACATTTTGGCTGGAATAAGGTGGCGGAGCTGATAGTGAATGCCTTGGAATCCAGTTTTGGCGAGGGACGTGCCACACATGACCTTGCCCGTTTTATGCCCGGAGGTGTCTCGCTTGGCACGTCGGCATTTACAAAAGAAATCATAGAAAGAATAAACTCCTAA
- a CDS encoding citrate/2-methylcitrate synthase — MKKEYIIYKLSEEMKNATRIENELFKKFDVKRGLRNEDGTGVLVGLTKIGNVVGYERIPGGGLKPIPGKLFYRGYDLEDLAHSIIKEKRFGFEEVAYLLLSGHLPDKEELASFCELINDNTPLEQKTKMNIIELEGNNIMNILARSVLEMYRFDPQADDTSRDNLMRQSIDLISKFPTIIAYAYNMLRHATYGRSLHIRHPREKLSIAENFLYMLKKDYTELDARTLDLLLVLQAEHGGGNNSTFTVRVVSSSRTDTYSAIAAGIGSLKGPLHGGANIQVADMFHHLQENIKDWTNVDEIDTYFTRMLNKEAYDKSGLIYGIGHAVYTISDPRAILLKELARDLAKEKGKEEEFAFLELLEERAIAMFGKIKNNGKTVSSNIDFYSGFVYEMIGLPQEIFTPLFAMARIVGWCAHRNEELNFEGKRIIRPAYKNVLEELEYVPLKQR, encoded by the coding sequence ATGAAGAAAGAATATATCATTTACAAGCTCTCCGAGGAAATGAAGAATGCAACCCGGATTGAGAACGAATTGTTCAAGAAGTTTGATGTAAAACGCGGATTGCGTAACGAGGACGGCACTGGTGTTTTGGTAGGGTTGACCAAGATAGGCAATGTAGTAGGGTATGAACGTATTCCCGGCGGAGGATTGAAGCCGATTCCCGGCAAACTTTTCTATCGTGGGTATGATTTGGAAGATTTGGCACATAGTATCATTAAGGAGAAACGTTTTGGTTTTGAGGAGGTGGCTTATCTGTTATTGTCCGGTCATTTGCCTGACAAGGAAGAGTTGGCTTCTTTCTGTGAGTTGATTAATGACAATACTCCGTTGGAACAGAAGACCAAAATGAATATCATTGAGTTGGAGGGAAATAACATTATGAACATTCTGGCCCGTAGCGTGCTTGAAATGTACCGTTTTGACCCGCAGGCGGATGATACTTCGCGTGATAACCTGATGCGTCAGAGTATTGACTTGATATCCAAGTTCCCGACCATTATTGCATACGCTTATAACATGTTGCGCCATGCCACGTATGGTCGTTCGTTGCATATCCGTCATCCGCGTGAAAAACTGTCTATCGCAGAAAACTTCCTGTATATGTTGAAAAAGGATTATACGGAACTTGATGCGCGCACGCTTGATTTGCTGTTGGTACTTCAGGCTGAACACGGAGGTGGTAATAACTCTACTTTTACCGTCCGTGTAGTTTCGTCCAGCCGTACGGATACTTATTCGGCCATCGCCGCAGGTATCGGCTCGTTGAAAGGTCCGCTTCATGGAGGGGCAAATATCCAGGTGGCGGATATGTTCCATCATTTGCAGGAAAATATCAAGGATTGGACGAATGTGGACGAAATTGATACTTACTTTACCCGTATGTTGAATAAGGAAGCGTATGATAAGTCCGGTCTGATTTATGGTATTGGCCATGCGGTCTATACGATATCCGATCCTCGTGCTATTTTGTTGAAAGAATTGGCTCGTGACTTGGCAAAAGAAAAAGGCAAGGAAGAAGAATTTGCCTTCCTGGAATTGTTGGAGGAACGTGCCATTGCTATGTTCGGAAAGATTAAGAATAACGGCAAGACGGTGTCCAGCAATATCGATTTCTATTCAGGTTTCGTATATGAAATGATTGGTCTGCCACAGGAAATATTTACACCTTTGTTTGCGATGGCTCGTATCGTGGGGTGGTGCGCACACCGCAATGAGGAGCTGAATTTTGAAGGAAAACGCATTATTCGTCCGGCATACAAGAATGTGTTGGAAGAACTGGAATATGTGCCTTTGAAACAGAGATAA